One Desulfobacterales bacterium DNA segment encodes these proteins:
- a CDS encoding phasin family protein produces the protein MIDQLKKTMSTGIDFALKTKEEVEDFVKDLVSKSKISDIEGKQIREDFLKKYDETKEKLESFVEKRVNDVLKKMNVARADEVEQLKAEIASLKEALDKK, from the coding sequence ATGATCGATCAATTAAAAAAAACAATGTCAACAGGAATTGATTTTGCACTTAAAACCAAGGAAGAAGTTGAGGACTTTGTAAAAGATCTTGTCTCAAAGAGTAAAATTTCTGATATTGAAGGAAAACAAATTCGCGAAGATTTTCTAAAAAAATATGATGAAACAAAAGAAAAGCTTGAGAGTTTTGTAGAAAAACGTGTTAATGACGTTTTGAAGAAAATGAATGTAGCAAGAGCTGATGAAGTTGAACAATTAAAAGCTGAAATTGCATCTTTAAAAGAAGCATTAGATAAAAAATAA